A stretch of DNA from Anaerolineales bacterium:
GCCCATTTGAGCAAAGTCAGCAAGTCGGTCTGTTCTTCCAGGCTGGGAGCTGTGGTGGGGATCTGTCCTAAGAAAACCTCGCCGGTCGTCCCATCAACCGAGATCCACTCGCCTTCTTTTACCATCTTTCCATCTACGGTCATCTGGCGAGCGTCCAGGTCGATCTTGATCTGGGAGGCACCCACCACGCAGGGGATACCAAATTGTCGGGCAACCACAGCTGCATGGGAGGTAGCACCACCTTCACTGGTCAGCACACCCTTAGCGGCAATCATGCCATGCACATCATCCGGCTTTGTGAACGGGCGGACCATAATGACATCCTGCTTCTCTTGCTTGGCGAATCGCTCAGCAGTATTGGCATCGAAATACACCTGGCCTACAGCCGCGCCGGGTGAAGCATTTACACCCTTCGCATACAAGCGCCCCGCTTTCTTGGCTTCGTCCTTGGCTTTGGTGTCATATTGCGGGTGTAAAAGGGTGTCCACCTGCTCAGGTGTCACGCGCAAGATGGCTTCTTCCTTGCTAATAAGACCTTCGTTGGCCATGTCCACGGCAATCTTCACCGCTGCCTTGGCAGTTCGCTTGCCATTGCGGGTTTGGAGCATCCACAGCTTGCCGCGTTCGATGGTAAATTCCACATCCTGCATATCATGGTAATGTTTTTCAAGGCGCCCGGTGATTTCCATGAATTGCTGATATGCCTCCGGCATATTTTCATTGAGTCGCTCAATTTTTTCGGCATTGCGGATGCCAGCCACCACATCCTCGCCCTGGGCATTGAGCAGATATTCACCGAACATTTTCCGTTCACCGGTAGATGGATCGCGTGTGAATGCCACACCCGTACCCGAGTCATCTCCCATGTTGCCAAACACCATCGTGACGATGTTAACTGCGGTACCAAGATCATCTGGAATTCCGGTTGCTTTGCGGTAATCCACCGCACGCTTGCCATTCCAGCTCTTGAAGACTGCTTCCGTCGCCAGCTTGAGCTGTTCCTGTGGATCCTGAGGGAAATCAAAGCCTTTTTCCTTCTTAACCACGTCGCTAAATATCTTCGTGATGGCCTTCCAATCCTCAGCGGTCATATCGGTATCTAGCTTATATCCCTTCTTGTGCTTATATTCAGCCAGTGGCTCTTCAAAGGCTTCATCAGCAATCCCCAAAACCACAGTGCCGAACATCTCTACCAATCGGCGGTAAGAGTCGTACACGAAGCGCGGGTTATTGGTCAGCTTGACCAAACCTTCGGCAGTCACATCGGTTAATCCAATGTTGAGCACGGTGTCCATCATCCCGGGCATTGAAAACTTAGCGCCTGAGCGGCAGGAAACCAGCAGGGGGTTCTTCGGGTCCCCAAATTTCTTACCCGTCTGACGCTCCACCTTGCGCATGGCTTCCAGTTCCTGCTCCCACATGCCAGCTGGGAACTTACCCTCGGCCTGGTAGGAATTACAGGCCTCTGTAGTCACCGTGAACCCTGGTGGTACCGGCACACCTGCACGGGTCATGTCGGCTAGCCCAGAACCCTTACCGCCCAATAAACCACGCACACCTTCCCAGCTGCCACTCAAATACTGCTCTGCCAGGTTTACTTCATCGAATGAATAAACCCACTTCTTTTCCGTCATTGATTGCCTCCATTAGCAAATAAGCTCTACAGAATACTGTAGTAAATTTCACATGATTGGAACAAACACAACCGCATAGTTTACCACAATCACTTTGAATCCTGATAGGAACATTGCGTTTTTTAAAATAGAATATATTATTAGCTTATCTTTATATTTGAATCGCTGGCTATTCCAATAAAAGCTCTTCCAGGATTAGGAGGTTGCGTATGCCTGGCATAATTGATCCTGAAACTATAAATGTGATGGCTATACCGGGAATATGGTCACCGGTGCAATGGGAATTAACGGAAGAAGAACGTATTAATGAGCTGGAAGCCCAGACCGTGGCTGGATTGTTATGGTCAGTGGATATTCCCGAAGCAATCCTTCGCCTCTTGCTTCAGGAGGCGGAAATCACGCGTATCTTCGAGCCCCCTGAGAATTATGACCCTGAAATACAGGGAGAGTGGAACCCTGAGATAACCGCCAATGGTTTTAGAAATCCGATTGAGTTAGTGAAGGTTGAGCGTGAAACGAATTATCTCTATTTAGAATACAAATTGGGAGACTCAGCTTATTGGTATATTGAGATCGAACCAGAAAAGGTAACCATTGCCAGGTTTTAAAAAATTTCGCCCTACAATGCACTACCATGGTAGGACGGTATTCTCCTGGTAAATGTTGAGAACTGAGCGAATCAGCTATTCATCTTCCAGGAATCTTTTTCTCCATTCATACAGCTTATTCAGGGCTTCAATCGGAGAAAGTCCATTAATGTCCAGCTTTTTCAGCTCGTCCAGCAAGGGGTTGGTCTCCGGGAACAGCGCCATCTGGTGCGGCAGCTCGGGGTCGATTTTGACCGCCTTGCCGGATGATTTTTCGAGCTGGAGCAGTATTTGCTCTGCCCGCTGCACCACCGGAGATGGCAGTCCGGCTAACTGGCCGACATGAATACCGTAAGATCGATCGGCACCTCCGGGGATGATCTTATGCAGAAAAACCACCTGCCCCCCACTCTCATTGACCGCCACGTTGTAATTTCGCACCCCAGGCAACAAGTCTGAAAGCTGCGTCAGCTCGTGGTAGTGAGTGGCAAACAGCGTCTTGGCGCGCAGTGCCGGATGGTTGTGGATGTACTCAACAACAGCCCAGGCAATTGATACCCCATCATAAGTGCTGGTTCCCCGGCCGATTTCATCCAGTATCAGGAGTGATCGATTACTGGCATGGTGCAGGATATTGGCGGTCTCGACCATCTCGACCATGAAGGTGGACTGGCCGGAATAGATCTCGTCCTGGGCACCGATGCGGGTGAAGATGCGGTCCACCAGGCCGATGCGGGCAGAAGCCGCAGGCACAAAACTGCCCATCTGGGCCATGAGCACGATCAGGGCTACCTGGCGCAAAAAAGTGCTTTTCCCCGACATATTGGGGCCAGTCAGGATGCGGATACGCTCACCTTCTTCGAAGATAGCGTCGTTGCTTACGAACCGCTCAGCCTTCAAGAAGTGCTCAACGACGGGATGCCGTCCTTCATGGATCTCGAGCAGGTCGTCGCTGACTACCTCGGGAAGCACGTAAGACCCAAACGCGGCGACCTCTGCCAGGGAAGCCAGCACATCCAGCTCTGCCAGGGCGCGGGCAGTGCTTAATAATCGTCCGGAAGAAGCAGCCAGCTGCTCACACACCTGGTGGAACAGGCGGGCTTCGATATCGTGGATGGTTTCTTCCGCATTGAGCACCAG
This window harbors:
- a CDS encoding pyruvate, phosphate dikinase, producing MTEKKWVYSFDEVNLAEQYLSGSWEGVRGLLGGKGSGLADMTRAGVPVPPGFTVTTEACNSYQAEGKFPAGMWEQELEAMRKVERQTGKKFGDPKNPLLVSCRSGAKFSMPGMMDTVLNIGLTDVTAEGLVKLTNNPRFVYDSYRRLVEMFGTVVLGIADEAFEEPLAEYKHKKGYKLDTDMTAEDWKAITKIFSDVVKKEKGFDFPQDPQEQLKLATEAVFKSWNGKRAVDYRKATGIPDDLGTAVNIVTMVFGNMGDDSGTGVAFTRDPSTGERKMFGEYLLNAQGEDVVAGIRNAEKIERLNENMPEAYQQFMEITGRLEKHYHDMQDVEFTIERGKLWMLQTRNGKRTAKAAVKIAVDMANEGLISKEEAILRVTPEQVDTLLHPQYDTKAKDEAKKAGRLYAKGVNASPGAAVGQVYFDANTAERFAKQEKQDVIMVRPFTKPDDVHGMIAAKGVLTSEGGATSHAAVVARQFGIPCVVGASQIKIDLDARQMTVDGKMVKEGEWISVDGTTGEVFLGQIPTTAPSLEEQTDLLTLLKWADDICAIPGMRKFAPGWPSKGLQVWANADYPKDAQRARNYGAVGIGLCRTEHMFFEKERLPIVQRMILAETPEARKAALDELLPYQRSDFDGLFRAMNGYPVIIRLIDPPLHEFMPPEEELFEEVITKRVKGDTKGLAEQEKLLADIRGMHESNPMMGLRGVRLSIYMPQIVEMQVRAIFEAAADCALEEVVVKPEVMIPLTGTVNELKWIQPRLVKIADDVMKEKKVNFTYKFGTMIEIPRAAVTAGEIAEYAEFFSFGTNDLTQMTFGYSRDDAERNFLVTYIAEGILPRNPFQTIDRSGVGRLMQMAIDDGRKTRPELEVGICGEHGGDPDSIEFCHIAGNNYVSCSPFRVPIARLAAAHAALKHSGKALAEDK